The following are encoded together in the Phragmitibacter flavus genome:
- a CDS encoding GntP family permease, whose product MLNFPLMALIEVSQMRLVGVLVAAVLLILLLVMKLRVQAFVALLLASVFVGVASGTMGITEVGEAMVRGAGKEIGFIALIIGLGSIFGAFIEHSGGAQSLANGLLARFGEKRATWAMMLTGFLISIPVFLDVAIVILAPIVYTLARRSGKSLLYYGLPLGAGLAVTHAFVPPTPGPTWVAYALNVPLSQAILYGLLVGLPVAVLTGPLFSVWLAKRVYVAPPPLVAGEEKGQLPPFGLIACVLLLPVVMIFAGALVEQSVAGSLPAGMERAELTAAKAELLAVAPWWQQTVSFLGHPVVALLVCAMVAMYVLGTMRGVGRDDLMDIATKSLSPAGVIILITGAGGVFKQMLIETRVGEALAETLVSLGAAPLFMAWLFSTIIRVAQGSATVAMVASAALMGPILALTEISTGQTALIVVAIAAGATGFSHVNDSGFWVVGRYFCMTEKQTLQTWFWVGTSISVLSLVFCGLLWFLV is encoded by the coding sequence ATGTTGAATTTTCCATTGATGGCGTTGATCGAGGTGTCGCAGATGCGGCTGGTGGGGGTGTTGGTGGCGGCGGTTTTACTGATCTTGCTGTTGGTGATGAAGCTGCGGGTGCAGGCGTTTGTGGCGCTGTTGCTGGCGAGTGTGTTTGTGGGGGTGGCATCGGGGACGATGGGGATCACGGAAGTGGGAGAGGCGATGGTGCGTGGGGCGGGCAAGGAGATTGGGTTTATTGCGTTGATCATTGGGTTGGGGTCGATTTTTGGGGCGTTCATTGAGCACAGTGGTGGGGCGCAGAGTTTGGCGAACGGGTTGCTGGCGCGGTTTGGGGAGAAGCGGGCGACCTGGGCGATGATGTTGACGGGGTTCTTGATTTCAATCCCGGTGTTTCTGGATGTGGCGATTGTGATCTTGGCGCCGATCGTTTACACGCTCGCGCGCAGGAGCGGGAAGTCGCTGCTGTATTATGGATTGCCGCTGGGGGCGGGGTTGGCGGTGACGCATGCCTTTGTGCCTCCGACTCCAGGTCCGACTTGGGTGGCGTATGCGCTAAATGTGCCGCTTTCGCAGGCGATTTTGTATGGGCTGCTCGTTGGGTTGCCGGTGGCGGTGCTGACGGGGCCGTTGTTTTCGGTGTGGCTCGCCAAGCGGGTTTATGTGGCGCCTCCGCCATTGGTGGCGGGTGAGGAGAAGGGCCAGTTGCCGCCTTTTGGATTGATCGCGTGTGTGTTGTTGTTGCCAGTGGTGATGATCTTTGCGGGAGCGTTGGTGGAGCAGTCGGTGGCGGGATCTTTGCCAGCGGGAATGGAGCGTGCGGAGCTGACGGCAGCAAAGGCGGAGCTGTTGGCGGTGGCACCCTGGTGGCAGCAGACCGTTTCATTTTTAGGGCATCCGGTGGTGGCGCTGTTGGTGTGCGCGATGGTGGCGATGTATGTGTTGGGGACGATGCGCGGGGTCGGTCGGGATGATTTGATGGACATTGCGACGAAGTCGTTGAGTCCGGCAGGGGTGATCATTTTGATCACGGGTGCGGGCGGGGTTTTTAAGCAGATGTTGATTGAAACGCGGGTGGGGGAGGCGCTGGCGGAGACGTTGGTGAGTTTGGGGGCGGCACCATTGTTCATGGCGTGGTTGTTCAGCACGATCATTCGCGTGGCGCAGGGATCGGCGACCGTGGCGATGGTGGCATCGGCGGCGTTGATGGGGCCGATCTTGGCGTTAACGGAAATTTCGACCGGCCAGACGGCGTTGATCGTGGTGGCGATTGCGGCGGGAGCGACGGGGTTTTCGCACGTGAACGACAGTGGGTTTTGGGTGGTGGGTCGTTATTTTTGCATGACCGAGAAACAGACGCTGCAGACGTGGTTCTGGGTTGGGACAAGCATTTCGGTGCTGTCGCTGGTGTTCTGCGGGTTGTTGTGGTTTTTGGTGTAA